In the genome of Chlamydiales bacterium, the window CTTGTCATATCGTCCACTCTTCAGTGGCGATGAAATCTGATCAAAACAATCTCCGCGCCAGATTTCATCGACATCGGAAATGAAAATAATATCGTCATTTGAGCAGTGACTTAACGCTTGCATGATCTGATCTCTCTGAAAGACTTCCCTTTCAAAATTAGCATCTTCCGTTCTCTCTCGGGCAGTATAGGACTCTGGTAGATCAACTACGATACAGATGATTTTATCTAGAAATTTGCTAAAACGTTCTTTGTTCTCAGAAAAATATAGCGGTTTAGGAAGCCCTTTATGCGTATGTGTGGCTTCTACCAAAACGAATTTATCCACATGGTCATTCAATTCATTTAGTCGAATCTCTAAGATTTCTAATTCGTTATAAAAGCTAAAGCAGTCGTAAACAGTAGCAAAACTGGAGCTGCACAGGAGGAAGGATAGTAAACATAGACTCAAACGCATAATCACAATAGACACTCCATGAGCAGGTGAAAAAAATGTTGGGATTCTAGGGTTTAAACAAGTTTGAGTCAAAAAAATTGCAGACAGCTCTCAGCGGATGGGTGTTGGCCAGAGGCTCTCGATGAGAAATTCGGTGGAGGAGAAGTCTATGATCTTCACTTTTTTCTTATCTTCTCTGGTCCACCAGGCGCACTCCATGACATCTTCTCTATACTGCGTCGTTCCCTAAGAGACTGTCCACAAAACCATTCAGCTTGCCTTTTTTGTCTTTTGGATTTCTGTGTCTTGTTCGATTTTACTGACTTTACCCAAGTCACCCACAATCTCCACAAAACACAGAAATCGAAAATCCTAAAAACTCAAACCAAAGTGGCGTGTGGACGGCCTCTAAAGAGAGTCATTCCGAATGTATAACACCTGCTTAATGTGATCACCAATAGGGTATGAAAGAACTTTACTACCCTTAATATTGAATGGGGGTTTTGTAAGGTCCAATGGGCGGTTCCTTCCTCGATACTCATTTTCTCTGTTACTTTTTGTTCTGTCTACAGAGTCAGTAAAACTGATAGCAAGATCATTTGTTAATAGACAGTGCTTATACTGCTTAATTTTTTTTAGAAATGTCTGAATATCCGCGTGTTGTAAGTGTTGCAACACATCTTTGCATATCATCAAATCTCCCGCAGGAAGAGACATAGCGAGAATATCTCCCTGCACAAAATGAATATTAGCAGCGCCAAATTTTTTCTGGTTTAGTTGGACCACTTGCTCTACTACATCAACTCCAACATAATTGACACCACTCCAATCTATATATCGTGAAAATTCCCATGTGCCACAACCCAAATCTACCACATCATGAATATCATTAGAGCGAATGAAATTAGTTAAAAACTCCATATATGCAGATGCATTCACAGGAAAGGAACCCCAACCTGACGATGGATCCCCATCCTCAGCCACTCCCCATTCCAAGTTGCTATAGATTGATGTAAACGCCTCAGAGCAACTCTTCTCTGCAGCACTTGCTTGTGCAAAAAACAAGAAACATAACAATGCTTTCATCAACACTCCATGAGCAGGTGAAAAAATTGTTATGATTCTAGGGTTTAAACAAGTTTGAGTCAAAAAAATTGTAGACAGCTCTTAGCGGATGGGTATTGGCCAGGGGCTCGCGATGAGAAATTCGGCGGGGGAGAAGTCTATGATCTTCACTTTTTTCTTATCTTCTCTAGTCCACCAGGCGTACTCCATGACATCTTCTCCATACTGCGTCTTCAAGTAGCGCATCGGCGAGGAGGAGGCGGTGAGTTCAATGGGCCCGAACTTAACGCGCGTTAGATTTTCAAGCTCGTGAGGCTCCCAGTAGTTATCGGGCCAATTTTCTCTGGCCATTTCATGTGCAAGAATGATATTCCCCGTCTCTTTATCTCTCTTCATTAGAAAGATATCGATTCCATCGCCAAGGCCTCTTCTTCGCACTACTTTAAATCCAAAATATGTGCGCATAAGCTTTAGACCGAAGCGGTAGAAGCTCTTTTCAAGTGCCCAGACTCTTGGAGCGTCCTCTTCGAAAATTTCAATATCGGCATCATAATCCCAGGGGATAAATCCTCCGTGCCGCGTGGCTCCAATGAGAGTTCCTCCATCAATCCAGTAGGTGATCTGATTCAAGTTAAATAGCTGATCTAAAAGAGAGAGAGACTGGTAGATCCTGCCAACGCTGTAGGGATCTCTTCTTTTCAACTGATCGCTTGTTAGCTCTGTTGAAAATGAGAACCTACAGAAAAATAGAGCAAAAAAAAGAAAAAATAAAATCCCTCTATTCACAAAAAATCTCTTCATGCTATCAGCCTAGATAATCAATAAAATTTTATAAAGAGAAGATCTATGCGCTCAAAACACGTACTCACTACTCTCACACTATTTTCCATCTCTCTTCTATGCAATACAGCTACCGCATCAGAAAGAAGACACGGCGCGCCCTTGATCTCAATTTTAAAAGAGGAGCAACCAGAGGAACCATCTCCTGCTCCAGTTCTTGCTTCAGGGCCTTTCATTCCTCCTATTCAAGAAAATAAAAAGGAGGAGGTGAATCCATCCACGTTGAAGAAGCCAGAAAGAGATGAGACCTGCTCGACCTCCGCTGCTAAAGGCTACATGAATCTGCGCCATATCGAAGCGAACGGTATTGGGTATAAACACGGGTATTCAACAGCAGAGCTCTTCTTTGCCAATAGTGAGAAAAGTTTTATTCCCTTCCTAGATCTACGCGGCCACTTGTTTAACACTGGTAAATTTGCCGGAAACGTCGGGTTGGGTTTTAGAAATTTTCCCAGCGAATCTTCGCGCGCTTTTGGAGCTAACATCTTCTACGACTTTAGACGAGAGAGAAAACACAACTTCCATCAGGTGGGACTGGGACTGGAATCCCTTGGCGCAGTCTGGGATTTCCGCGCCAACGGATATATCCCTGTGGGATCTAACAGCGACTATTTTGACAGTGAGTTTCACGAGTTCGATGAGCATGAGATCATCCTCCGCCGCAAAAAAGACATTGCGATGTATGGAGTTGATGCTGAAGCCGGCGCCCACGTTTATCGCTGGAACAACTTAGACCTCTACACTGGAATTGGGCCCTACTACTTCGTTAGAGGCCACAAGGATGCAATCGGCGGCAAAGCGCGCGTTAATGCGAGGTTTTTTGCAGACTGTGCATTTAATCTCTCTCTCGAAGGAACCGTCTCTTACGACTCGCTTTTTAAGGATATCTACCAGGGCCAACTCTCTATCTCCTTCCCCCTTGCAAGAAGCAAGAAGGTCGAAAAGGGACGACATAAGGGAACATGTTCGGATTTCACGGCACTTCAAAGACGTCTAGTGCTGCCTGTCGTGCGTGATGAGATCATCGTTATCAAGAGAAAGAAGAAGAATAGCGTGGCGATCAACCCTGCTACAGGGCTTCCTTACCAGGTCTGGTTTGTAAATAACACGAGCTCTTCTCTTGGAACTTTTGAGAGCCCCTACCCTACTCTTGAGATGGCTCAGAACGCCTCTTCACCTAACGATATCATCTACGTCTTCTCAGGCAATGGAACAACAACAGGCATGGATAGTGGAATCACTATGCAGGCTGGACAGAAGCTCTTAGGCTCTGGAACTAAGCATCCGCTCTCAACAACTGCTGGAACTATCACCATCCCCGCCTTTACGAACATTAATCCAATTCTCTCAAGCACCCTGCTTGGCAGCGATGGCATCGTTCTCCTCGCGAATAATAATGAGATTGCCGGGTTAACCTTGGATGCGACGAATGGCAGAGCCGGTATCCTTTATCAGGAATCAGACCCGATTTCAGGTCTATTGGTCCGCAATAACTTAATCCTCGGTGGCCCCGGCGGATCGGGCACAGGAACGGGCTCGGGCTCTACTGCCATAGCAATTAGAGTAGAAAATCTGGATGGCGACCTGACTGTCCACGACAATACATTTATTGGTGGAACTGCAGGCACAGGAATCTCGACAACAACCGCTATCAATGGAAATAGCAAGCATTATATCTTTAAAAACACAATTAGCGGCTTTGTAAGTTCAGCCATCGACCTTGAGGCTTCGGAATCCGGAGCTAGGTCGTTCGCAAGTATTCACAATAATACGATCACCGGAGAAGCAACCGGCGGTGGTATTAGTATCATAACTTCCCCAACCGATCCAGATGAGTCTTTCTTCAGCGCAATGGTCGAAGACAACCAGTTCAATGATATTAACGGTACTGCTTTAGCTCTGCATGTTAGCCAGAGCTCAAATAGCAGCGGCCTCTTCCAAGTGACTGGAAACACTTTTAATAACTGTAGCACTCCATTTAATGCTTCAGTGGATACTGTGGGACAGACCTCTTGCGTGATCTTCAACAACAATACAGCCTTCACGAACTCTGGCCCTTACGTATTTGATGGAACAAATGGCTTATTAAAAGCGGCAATTGATGATAATATTGGCGATCTACAAGTGGTAGGAACGATCCATCTCTCCAAGGCTGAAGGCTTTCAATGCGTCAACTAAGCTAAAGCATTAACGAGAACATTTGCGCAACAGGTAAAAAGTAACAGGATAAAGAGGATCGCTGCAATAAGCAGCGGCAGGATATGCAGGATAAAAAAAATCGCCATCCTCAATATCCTGCTGCTCCATAAAATGGAGCGATCCTGCTAGCGCAGCGGATCCTGTTTACTCTTGAAATCTTGACTTCTTAGACCTTGCCTGCGAATAAAATTCTGCTTTTAGAGCGGCCGATCATGTAGAGGGCGAGGTTGATAAGGATGAAGAAGTAGAGGAGCCAGAATCCCGAGGTGTTGAAAAAGTTGGTGACGACGATGAAGGCAAATGTTCCGGCAAATCCCTTCACGATGTTTCCATGGAGAAGCACTGCTTCTTTAAGCTTCACATCAGCAAGCCGCAGAACATAGCCTCCGATGGTTCCCATGGCCATCACTCCAACCCATCCAAAATTAAGATAGGCCTCTCCAAAAGGACCCGACCTAAGGCCTGTATGCTGCAGCCGGTCGAACTGTACGAGCTCCGTCACATATCCTCCATAGCTCCACGCTTCTCGAAATTCAGATGCAAACCTCGGCAGAAATGAGAGGAGCGCTGCGAGATAGCTTTTTCCGTAGAGGTACTCTCCATCCCAGTAGGAAAGCAGCCAGGCGAAGTCGCGATTATCTGAAAGATGGCTTCCGTATAAGGTCTGATACCAAAAATTCAAAAGCAGATGAAAGGGGTCATCTATCCCTGTCCGCGCAGAAGCTAAAAAAATTGCACCGAGTAGAAATACCGGCATGAATGCTGCAACTTTCCAGAGAGTCACCCTCCCTTTATTGAAAAAGATGCGGTAGGAGAGGACCATCAGCAAGTTAAAGAAGGTGAGTAGCCTAGATCCTAAGAATAGAGAGAGGAAAAAGAGAGCGAACAGGAGCAGGAGGGTCTCTTTTTTTCTCCACTGCTGATACCGAACACCAAAATACCAGATTGCAACCGTAAAGGCGCAGATGGTGAGGTTAAAAAGAGGGCGGAGGGAGCTCTCTCTAATAAAGTAGTCGCGCGCTGAAAAGCCGAAACCGGCTGAAAAGAAGAAGGGGGCGATGAGGGCAAACAGCGCGATCGTTAAAAGGAGGAGGGCGTAACAGCTGCGTTTGGAAGAGATGTTTCTCTCGATGATCCTCTCCATTCCACTCATCAGCTTTTTCAAAGGCAGAAAATTCACCCTCCTTCTGGGGCGATCGTGAAGATAACGCCCCACCCAGAGAAATAGATATCCCACAGCTCCAATGGAAAACGCCTTATCGACAAAGGGCTCGACCCTCTCATAATCCCTACCAAGCGCGGGGATGTTAAAGATCGATGCGCTAAACGGGTACATGAGAAGGATGAAGAGAACAAACTGCAGAAAAATTGTAAAAGTCCAGAAGTCGAGCTTCCACCCAGTTTTTTTGTAAGATCGATACCAGAAAAAGAAAAAATGGCCGAGAAGCAGAAGGTCTACAGCCATCCACAGAGGTGAAAATCGTACTCCGCCAAATAGAAGCTCAATTTTCATTAAAATGTCCAATTTTGGCCAAAATAGGGGGCAAAATCGCCATTTTTTGGCTATTTTTGGTACCCATTTTTAGCCATTTATTTGCAAATAGCTAAATATAAGCAGCTTATGCTACCTGCGATTTTGATGCATTTTTGAGGTCAAATGGTCGCGGGAACCCTGCCGTAGATATCGTCGAAGCGGACGATGTCATCCTCTCCAACATACTCACCCACCTGTACTTCGATAATCTCAAGAGGGACTTTACCTGGATTCTCAAGGCGATGAAGCGTTGATTTCGGAACGTAAACACTCTCATTTTCATGAGCGAGGACCTCTTTCTCTCCGATCGTCACCTTAGCAGCCCCCTTTACAACCACCCAGTGTTCGCTGCGGTGGTAGTGCATCTGAAGACTTAGTCGCTGCTGAGGAGCCACCATGATCCGTTTGATCTTATACCGCTCTCCCTCTTCCAAAATGGTAAAGCTGCCCCAGGGGCGGTAGC includes:
- a CDS encoding class I SAM-dependent methyltransferase gives rise to the protein MKALLCFLFFAQASAAEKSCSEAFTSIYSNLEWGVAEDGDPSSGWGSFPVNASAYMEFLTNFIRSNDIHDVVDLGCGTWEFSRYIDWSGVNYVGVDVVEQVVQLNQKKFGAANIHFVQGDILAMSLPAGDLMICKDVLQHLQHADIQTFLKKIKQYKHCLLTNDLAISFTDSVDRTKSNRENEYRGRNRPLDLTKPPFNIKGSKVLSYPIGDHIKQVLYIRNDSL
- a CDS encoding LicD family protein; its protein translation is MKRRDPYSVGRIYQSLSLLDQLFNLNQITYWIDGGTLIGATRHGGFIPWDYDADIEIFEEDAPRVWALEKSFYRFGLKLMRTYFGFKVVRRRGLGDGIDIFLMKRDKETGNIILAHEMARENWPDNYWEPHELENLTRVKFGPIELTASSSPMRYLKTQYGEDVMEYAWWTREDKKKVKIIDFSPAEFLIASPWPIPIR
- a CDS encoding inverse autotransporter beta domain-containing protein, with protein sequence MRSKHVLTTLTLFSISLLCNTATASERRHGAPLISILKEEQPEEPSPAPVLASGPFIPPIQENKKEEVNPSTLKKPERDETCSTSAAKGYMNLRHIEANGIGYKHGYSTAELFFANSEKSFIPFLDLRGHLFNTGKFAGNVGLGFRNFPSESSRAFGANIFYDFRRERKHNFHQVGLGLESLGAVWDFRANGYIPVGSNSDYFDSEFHEFDEHEIILRRKKDIAMYGVDAEAGAHVYRWNNLDLYTGIGPYYFVRGHKDAIGGKARVNARFFADCAFNLSLEGTVSYDSLFKDIYQGQLSISFPLARSKKVEKGRHKGTCSDFTALQRRLVLPVVRDEIIVIKRKKKNSVAINPATGLPYQVWFVNNTSSSLGTFESPYPTLEMAQNASSPNDIIYVFSGNGTTTGMDSGITMQAGQKLLGSGTKHPLSTTAGTITIPAFTNINPILSSTLLGSDGIVLLANNNEIAGLTLDATNGRAGILYQESDPISGLLVRNNLILGGPGGSGTGTGSGSTAIAIRVENLDGDLTVHDNTFIGGTAGTGISTTTAINGNSKHYIFKNTISGFVSSAIDLEASESGARSFASIHNNTITGEATGGGISIITSPTDPDESFFSAMVEDNQFNDINGTALALHVSQSSNSSGLFQVTGNTFNNCSTPFNASVDTVGQTSCVIFNNNTAFTNSGPYVFDGTNGLLKAAIDDNIGDLQVVGTIHLSKAEGFQCVN